In a genomic window of Pelecanus crispus isolate bPelCri1 chromosome 1, bPelCri1.pri, whole genome shotgun sequence:
- the KLHL15 gene encoding kelch-like protein 15 isoform X3, with protein sequence MAGDVEGFSSSIHDTSVSAGFRALYEEGLLLDVTLVIEDHQFQAHKALLATQSDYFRIMFTADMRERDQDKIHLKGLTATGFSHVLQFMYYGTIELSMNTVHEILQAAMYVQLIEVVKFCCSFLLAKICLENCAEIMRLLDDFGVNIEGVREKLDSFLLENFVPLMSRPDFLSYLSFEKLMSYLDNDHLSRFPEIELYEAVQAWLRHDRRRWRHTDTIIQNIRFCLMTPSSVFEKVKTSEFYRYSRQLRHEVDQAMNYFHSVHQQPLMEMKSNKIRSAKPQTAVFRGMIGHSMVNSKILLLHKPRVWWELEGPQVPLRPDCLAIVNNFVFLLGGEELGPDGEFHASSKVFRYDPRQNTWLRMADMSVPRSEFAVGVIGRYVYAVAGRTRDETFYSTERYDITEDKWEFVDPYPVNKYGHEGTVLGNKLYITGGITSSSTSKQVCVFDPSKEGTVEQRTRRTQVVTNCWENKCKMNYARCFHKMISYNASLKLCLH encoded by the exons ATGGCAGGGGACGTGGAAGGGTTTAGCTCCTCCATCCATGACACCAGTGTCTCTGCTGGATTCAGAGCACTGTATGAGGAGGGATTGCTTCTTGATGTCACACTTGTCATTGAAGACCACCAATTTCAGGCCCATAAAGCACTGCTTGCCACCCAGAGTGATTACTTCAGGATTATGTTCACAGCTGATATGCGAGAACGAGATCAGGACAAAATCCATTTGAAAGGTCTGACAGCTACAGGCTTCAGTCATGTCCTCCAATTCATGTACTATGGAACTATTGAACTGAGTATGAACACTGTTCATGAAATCCTTCAGGCTGCCATGTATGTCCAGCTTATAGAGGTGGTAaaattttgctgctcttttctctTAGCTAAAATCTGCTTAGAAAACTGTGCAGAAATTATGAGACTTCTGGATGATTTTGGTGTAAACATCGAAGGAGTCAGGGAAAAACTGGACTCCTTTCTGCTAGAGAATTTTGTGCCACTCATGTCCAGACCTGACTTCCTTTCATATCTGAGCTTTGAGAAGCTCATGTCTTACTTGGATAATGATCATCTGAGCAGGTTTCCAGAGATAGAGCTGTATGAAGCTGTTCAGGCCTGGCTGCGCCATGATAGAAGACGCTGGAGGCATACGGACACCATCATTCAGAACATCAGGTTTTGTTTGATGACACCATCCAGTGTTTTTGAGAAG GTAAAAACATCAGAGTTTTATCGATACTCCCGGCAGCTGCGACATGAGGTTGACCAAGCCATGAATTACTTTCATAGCGTTCACCAACAGCCTTTGATGGAAATGAAATCGAACAAAATTCGTTCTGCCAAACCCCAGACTGCAGTATTTAGAGGAATGATAGGACACAGTATGGTAAACagtaaaattcttcttttgcaCAAACCAAGGGTCTGGTGGGAACTAGAGGGCCCTCAAGTACCTTTACGACCAGACTGCCTTGCCATTGTGAATAATTTTGTGTTCCTATTAGGTGGGGAAGAACTGGGGCCAGATGGTGAATTTCATGCTTCATCCAAAGTGTTTAGATATGACCCAAGACAGAACACTTGGTTACGAATGGCAGACATGTCTGTTCCACGTTCTGAGTTTGCTGTTGGAGTTATTGGGAGGTATGTTTATGCAGTGGCTGGGAGAACCAGGGATGAAACGTTTTACTCAACTGAACGGTATGATATTACTGAAGATAAATGGGAATTTGTGGATCCCTATCCAGTCAATAAATACGGACATGAAGGGACTGTGCTTGGTAACAAGTTGTATATCACTGGTGGAATTACATCATCTTCAACTTCTAAgcaagtgtgtgtgtttgatCCCAGTAAAGAAGGGACAGTAGAGCAGCGAACAAGGAGAACTCAAGTGGTCACTAACTGTTGggagaacaaatgcaaaatgaattaTGCAAGATGCTTTCACAAAATGATTTCTTATAACG CTTCCCTGAAGTTGTGTCTCCATTGA
- the KLHL15 gene encoding kelch-like protein 15 isoform X1, whose translation MAGDVEGFSSSIHDTSVSAGFRALYEEGLLLDVTLVIEDHQFQAHKALLATQSDYFRIMFTADMRERDQDKIHLKGLTATGFSHVLQFMYYGTIELSMNTVHEILQAAMYVQLIEVVKFCCSFLLAKICLENCAEIMRLLDDFGVNIEGVREKLDSFLLENFVPLMSRPDFLSYLSFEKLMSYLDNDHLSRFPEIELYEAVQAWLRHDRRRWRHTDTIIQNIRFCLMTPSSVFEKVKTSEFYRYSRQLRHEVDQAMNYFHSVHQQPLMEMKSNKIRSAKPQTAVFRGMIGHSMVNSKILLLHKPRVWWELEGPQVPLRPDCLAIVNNFVFLLGGEELGPDGEFHASSKVFRYDPRQNTWLRMADMSVPRSEFAVGVIGRYVYAVAGRTRDETFYSTERYDITEDKWEFVDPYPVNKYGHEGTVLGNKLYITGGITSSSTSKQVCVFDPSKEGTVEQRTRRTQVVTNCWENKCKMNYARCFHKMISYNGKLYVFGGVCVILRASFESQGCPSTEVYDPDTDQWTILASMPIGRSGHGVAVLDKQIMVLGGLCYNGHYSDSILTFDPEENKWKEDEYPRMPCKLDGLQVCSLHFPEYVLEHVRHCS comes from the exons ATGGCAGGGGACGTGGAAGGGTTTAGCTCCTCCATCCATGACACCAGTGTCTCTGCTGGATTCAGAGCACTGTATGAGGAGGGATTGCTTCTTGATGTCACACTTGTCATTGAAGACCACCAATTTCAGGCCCATAAAGCACTGCTTGCCACCCAGAGTGATTACTTCAGGATTATGTTCACAGCTGATATGCGAGAACGAGATCAGGACAAAATCCATTTGAAAGGTCTGACAGCTACAGGCTTCAGTCATGTCCTCCAATTCATGTACTATGGAACTATTGAACTGAGTATGAACACTGTTCATGAAATCCTTCAGGCTGCCATGTATGTCCAGCTTATAGAGGTGGTAaaattttgctgctcttttctctTAGCTAAAATCTGCTTAGAAAACTGTGCAGAAATTATGAGACTTCTGGATGATTTTGGTGTAAACATCGAAGGAGTCAGGGAAAAACTGGACTCCTTTCTGCTAGAGAATTTTGTGCCACTCATGTCCAGACCTGACTTCCTTTCATATCTGAGCTTTGAGAAGCTCATGTCTTACTTGGATAATGATCATCTGAGCAGGTTTCCAGAGATAGAGCTGTATGAAGCTGTTCAGGCCTGGCTGCGCCATGATAGAAGACGCTGGAGGCATACGGACACCATCATTCAGAACATCAGGTTTTGTTTGATGACACCATCCAGTGTTTTTGAGAAG GTAAAAACATCAGAGTTTTATCGATACTCCCGGCAGCTGCGACATGAGGTTGACCAAGCCATGAATTACTTTCATAGCGTTCACCAACAGCCTTTGATGGAAATGAAATCGAACAAAATTCGTTCTGCCAAACCCCAGACTGCAGTATTTAGAGGAATGATAGGACACAGTATGGTAAACagtaaaattcttcttttgcaCAAACCAAGGGTCTGGTGGGAACTAGAGGGCCCTCAAGTACCTTTACGACCAGACTGCCTTGCCATTGTGAATAATTTTGTGTTCCTATTAGGTGGGGAAGAACTGGGGCCAGATGGTGAATTTCATGCTTCATCCAAAGTGTTTAGATATGACCCAAGACAGAACACTTGGTTACGAATGGCAGACATGTCTGTTCCACGTTCTGAGTTTGCTGTTGGAGTTATTGGGAGGTATGTTTATGCAGTGGCTGGGAGAACCAGGGATGAAACGTTTTACTCAACTGAACGGTATGATATTACTGAAGATAAATGGGAATTTGTGGATCCCTATCCAGTCAATAAATACGGACATGAAGGGACTGTGCTTGGTAACAAGTTGTATATCACTGGTGGAATTACATCATCTTCAACTTCTAAgcaagtgtgtgtgtttgatCCCAGTAAAGAAGGGACAGTAGAGCAGCGAACAAGGAGAACTCAAGTGGTCACTAACTGTTGggagaacaaatgcaaaatgaattaTGCAAGATGCTTTCACAAAATGATTTCTTATAACGGTAAGCTTTATGTCTTTGGTGGTGTCTGTGTGATCCTAAGGGCCTCCTTTGAATCTCAAGGATGTCCTTCTACAGAGGTTTATGACCCAGATACTGATCAATGGACTATATTGGCTTCTATGCCAATTGGTAGGAGTGGTCATGGTGTAGCTGTTCTGGACAAACAGATAATGGTTCTTGGAGGCCTTTGTTACAATGGTCATTACAGTGATTCGATTCTCACCTTTGatccagaggaaaacaaatggaaagaagaTGAATATCCGAGAATGCCCTGCAAGCTGGATGGCTTACAAGTCTGCAGCTTGCACTTTCCTGAATATGTTTTGGAGCATGTTAGACATTGCAGCTAA
- the KLHL15 gene encoding kelch-like protein 15 isoform X2 — translation MAGDVEGFSSSIHDTSVSAGFRALYEEGLLLDVTLVIEDHQFQAHKALLATQSDYFRIMFTADMRERDQDKIHLKGLTATGFSHVLQFMYYGTIELSMNTVHEILQAAMYVQLIEVVKFCCSFLLAKICLENCAEIMRLLDDFGVNIEGVREKLDSFLLENFVPLMSRPDFLSYLSFEKLMSYLDNDHLSRFPEIELYEAVQAWLRHDRRRWRHTDTIIQNIRFCLMTPSSVFEKVKTSEFYRYSRQLRHEVDQAMNYFHSVHQQPLMEMKSNKIRSAKPQTAVFRGMIGHSMVNSKILLLHKPRVWWELEGPQVPLRPDCLAIVNNFVFLLGGEELGPDGEFHASSKVFRYDPRQNTWLRMADMSVPRSEFAVGVIGRYVYAVAGRTRDETFYSTERYDITEDKWEFVDPYPVNKYGHEGTVLGNKLYITGGITSSSTSKQVCVFDPSKEGTVEQRTRRTQVVTNCWENKCKMNYARCFHKMISYNEENKWKEDEYPRMPCKLDGLQVCSLHFPEYVLEHVRHCS, via the exons ATGGCAGGGGACGTGGAAGGGTTTAGCTCCTCCATCCATGACACCAGTGTCTCTGCTGGATTCAGAGCACTGTATGAGGAGGGATTGCTTCTTGATGTCACACTTGTCATTGAAGACCACCAATTTCAGGCCCATAAAGCACTGCTTGCCACCCAGAGTGATTACTTCAGGATTATGTTCACAGCTGATATGCGAGAACGAGATCAGGACAAAATCCATTTGAAAGGTCTGACAGCTACAGGCTTCAGTCATGTCCTCCAATTCATGTACTATGGAACTATTGAACTGAGTATGAACACTGTTCATGAAATCCTTCAGGCTGCCATGTATGTCCAGCTTATAGAGGTGGTAaaattttgctgctcttttctctTAGCTAAAATCTGCTTAGAAAACTGTGCAGAAATTATGAGACTTCTGGATGATTTTGGTGTAAACATCGAAGGAGTCAGGGAAAAACTGGACTCCTTTCTGCTAGAGAATTTTGTGCCACTCATGTCCAGACCTGACTTCCTTTCATATCTGAGCTTTGAGAAGCTCATGTCTTACTTGGATAATGATCATCTGAGCAGGTTTCCAGAGATAGAGCTGTATGAAGCTGTTCAGGCCTGGCTGCGCCATGATAGAAGACGCTGGAGGCATACGGACACCATCATTCAGAACATCAGGTTTTGTTTGATGACACCATCCAGTGTTTTTGAGAAG GTAAAAACATCAGAGTTTTATCGATACTCCCGGCAGCTGCGACATGAGGTTGACCAAGCCATGAATTACTTTCATAGCGTTCACCAACAGCCTTTGATGGAAATGAAATCGAACAAAATTCGTTCTGCCAAACCCCAGACTGCAGTATTTAGAGGAATGATAGGACACAGTATGGTAAACagtaaaattcttcttttgcaCAAACCAAGGGTCTGGTGGGAACTAGAGGGCCCTCAAGTACCTTTACGACCAGACTGCCTTGCCATTGTGAATAATTTTGTGTTCCTATTAGGTGGGGAAGAACTGGGGCCAGATGGTGAATTTCATGCTTCATCCAAAGTGTTTAGATATGACCCAAGACAGAACACTTGGTTACGAATGGCAGACATGTCTGTTCCACGTTCTGAGTTTGCTGTTGGAGTTATTGGGAGGTATGTTTATGCAGTGGCTGGGAGAACCAGGGATGAAACGTTTTACTCAACTGAACGGTATGATATTACTGAAGATAAATGGGAATTTGTGGATCCCTATCCAGTCAATAAATACGGACATGAAGGGACTGTGCTTGGTAACAAGTTGTATATCACTGGTGGAATTACATCATCTTCAACTTCTAAgcaagtgtgtgtgtttgatCCCAGTAAAGAAGGGACAGTAGAGCAGCGAACAAGGAGAACTCAAGTGGTCACTAACTGTTGggagaacaaatgcaaaatgaattaTGCAAGATGCTTTCACAAAATGATTTCTTATAACG aggaaaacaaatggaaagaagaTGAATATCCGAGAATGCCCTGCAAGCTGGATGGCTTACAAGTCTGCAGCTTGCACTTTCCTGAATATGTTTTGGAGCATGTTAGACATTGCAGCTAA